From the genome of Halorussus caseinilyticus, one region includes:
- a CDS encoding NAD-binding protein, producing MEASWRRQVGVRLTVTLTFAVAVLSIATGVSSIGFTAASAQNLFGGRIPEWAQETAGFTGTLTGFLMLVSAIGMRRGLRGAWYSTVFLLPLTAVQGLVQSSPYSLPLVVVSLASLPVVLRGRHRFDREIDLTASQLAAVAALAGVQVYGTAGAYALDDHFLNVDTPLDAFYYTLVTASTVGYGDITPTTQTGRLFSLSVVVLGTASFAVALATLLGPAIEARLASALGKMTESQLELLEDHVIVLGYGDLTEPILTELDGQTEFVVVTPESERATELGDRGFKVLKADPSDEEPLRRVGIDEARAVVAATNNDAEDALAVLTARQLNPDVRIVAAATDRENVDKLRRAGADSVISPATIGGHLLVRSALGSDGMETVADRLAGESRTSD from the coding sequence ATGGAGGCGTCGTGGCGGCGGCAGGTCGGCGTCCGACTCACCGTGACCCTGACGTTCGCGGTGGCGGTTCTCTCGATAGCCACCGGCGTCTCCAGCATCGGGTTCACCGCGGCGTCGGCCCAGAACCTCTTCGGCGGCCGAATCCCCGAGTGGGCACAGGAGACCGCGGGGTTCACCGGCACGCTGACGGGCTTTCTGATGCTCGTCAGCGCAATCGGGATGCGTCGGGGTCTCCGGGGTGCGTGGTACTCGACGGTGTTCCTGCTCCCGCTGACCGCGGTGCAGGGTCTCGTCCAGTCGAGTCCGTACTCGCTCCCGCTGGTGGTCGTCTCGCTGGCGTCTCTGCCGGTGGTTCTGCGGGGCCGCCACCGGTTCGACCGCGAAATAGACCTGACGGCCTCGCAACTCGCGGCCGTCGCCGCCCTCGCGGGCGTGCAGGTGTACGGGACCGCGGGCGCGTACGCGCTCGACGACCACTTCCTGAACGTGGACACGCCCCTCGACGCGTTCTACTACACGCTCGTCACCGCCAGCACCGTCGGCTACGGCGACATCACGCCGACGACCCAGACCGGCCGGTTGTTCAGTCTCTCGGTGGTCGTCCTCGGCACCGCGAGTTTCGCCGTCGCGCTTGCGACCCTGCTCGGTCCCGCCATCGAAGCCCGCCTCGCCTCGGCACTCGGAAAAATGACAGAATCACAGCTCGAACTCCTCGAAGACCACGTTATCGTCCTCGGCTACGGCGACCTGACCGAACCTATCCTGACCGAACTCGACGGTCAGACCGAGTTCGTCGTCGTCACGCCCGAATCAGAGCGCGCGACCGAACTCGGAGACCGCGGGTTCAAGGTTCTCAAGGCCGACCCGAGCGACGAGGAACCTCTGCGACGGGTCGGCATCGACGAGGCCCGCGCCGTCGTCGCGGCCACGAACAACGACGCCGAGGACGCGCTCGCGGTCCTGACCGCCCGGCAGTTGAACCCCGACGTGCGCATCGTCGCGGCCGCGACCGACCGCGAGAACGTGGACAAGCTCCGACGGGCGGGCGCGGACTCGGTAATCAGTCCCGCGACCATCGGCGGCCACCTGCTGGTTCGCTCTGCGCTTGGAAGTGACGGGATGGAGACCGTCGCCGACCGACTCGCAGGCGAGTCTCGAACGAGCGACTGA
- a CDS encoding nucleoside phosphorylase, whose translation MAKQPHLLVEEGDVNDIALIPGDPGRVDRIAGLCDDSEVVAENREYKVVNAEYEGTDLTICSTGIGCPSAAIAVEELHEVGVETVIRVGTTGALQEGIEIGDMIVATGAAKNEGTSKRYESVEYPAVPDYGVLSALVDSAEANDEDVHVGPIASDDAFYAETDEYVADWEEANILSVEMEAAAVFSLTRRRDMRAGAICTVDGNLVEGTQKGETEDEELPEKAKNNVERAIRITLDAVVDLAE comes from the coding sequence ATGGCGAAACAGCCCCATCTCCTCGTAGAGGAAGGCGACGTGAACGACATCGCGCTCATCCCCGGCGACCCCGGCCGGGTGGACCGCATCGCCGGACTCTGCGACGACTCGGAAGTCGTGGCGGAGAACCGCGAGTACAAGGTCGTCAACGCCGAGTACGAGGGTACCGACCTCACCATCTGCTCGACCGGCATCGGGTGTCCCTCCGCGGCAATCGCCGTCGAGGAACTCCACGAGGTCGGCGTCGAGACGGTGATTCGGGTCGGCACCACCGGCGCGCTACAGGAGGGCATCGAAATCGGCGACATGATTGTGGCGACCGGCGCGGCGAAGAACGAGGGCACGAGCAAGCGCTACGAGTCGGTCGAGTACCCCGCGGTGCCCGACTACGGCGTCCTCTCGGCGCTGGTGGACTCCGCCGAGGCGAACGACGAGGACGTTCACGTCGGTCCCATCGCCAGCGACGACGCCTTCTACGCCGAGACCGACGAGTACGTCGCCGACTGGGAGGAGGCCAACATCCTCTCGGTCGAGATGGAGGCCGCGGCCGTCTTCTCGCTGACCCGCCGCCGGGACATGCGCGCGGGAGCCATCTGCACCGTGGACGGCAACCTCGTCGAGGGCACCCAGAAGGGCGAGACCGAGGACGAGGAACTGCCCGAGAAAGCCAAGAACAACGTCGAGCGCGCGATTCGGATTACCCTCGACGCCGTGGTGGACCTCGCGGAGTAG
- a CDS encoding winged helix-turn-helix domain-containing protein — MSDTDSDERPTGPARILPESSILELEDYLAMQDALGDETQFRVLYALKRTGDAHPSDLAEILDANRDHVASSLAELTDVGLVENWIWNEPGNDGVDSTYRVSALGEGLLEDGIESLLQGEWDARERYA, encoded by the coding sequence ATGTCAGACACCGATTCCGACGAGCGACCGACCGGTCCAGCGCGGATACTTCCCGAGTCGAGCATTCTCGAACTCGAAGACTACCTCGCCATGCAGGACGCACTCGGCGACGAAACGCAGTTTCGGGTCCTCTACGCGCTGAAACGAACCGGGGACGCACATCCGTCCGACCTCGCGGAAATCCTCGACGCGAACAGGGACCACGTGGCGTCGAGTCTGGCGGAACTGACGGACGTGGGTCTCGTGGAAAATTGGATTTGGAACGAACCGGGAAACGACGGCGTAGACTCCACCTACCGAGTGAGCGCCTTAGGGGAGGGACTTCTCGAAGACGGCATCGAGTCACTCCTTCAGGGCGAGTGGGACGCCCGCGAACGCTACGCCTGA
- a CDS encoding TrkA C-terminal domain-containing protein, whose amino-acid sequence MSVLTAVERPVVAVVRVVGLTLLASGVATGVGVLYRFYAREEIPEGLAVLVGLGVVGGWLNTATALRQFLGTGETIPPPGVVAVNVAAFALGAGAAAVGARSGARVIADAFSLTREGDVGRLVQSVGRFVTVELPEEIDDIDGYEPLDSETAETLAGASLRFPRGLTVAELRERLVARLRDDYGVGHVDVELADDGTVEYLAAGGRAVGLGPTLAPGTVAVAVRADPAFSASAGDLVQVWRSGATDDDAPVERVATAELRATVGDVATLALDAATDLEPDAAYRLVTLPVEPRADREFSARLRAADETVGAVTLVADSPLVGAPVGSIDATVVAVRDAEGVETIPADHRLLAPGDTLYVVARPDLLRKVETAASEGTDASPVTPRDRGGRTER is encoded by the coding sequence ATGAGCGTCCTCACGGCGGTCGAACGTCCGGTGGTAGCGGTCGTGCGCGTCGTGGGTCTCACGCTCCTCGCCAGCGGGGTGGCGACGGGGGTCGGCGTCCTCTATCGATTCTACGCCCGCGAAGAGATTCCCGAAGGGCTGGCGGTCCTCGTCGGTCTCGGCGTGGTCGGCGGATGGCTCAACACCGCGACCGCGCTCCGACAGTTCCTCGGCACCGGCGAGACGATTCCTCCGCCGGGGGTCGTCGCGGTCAACGTCGCGGCGTTCGCGCTCGGGGCGGGAGCGGCCGCGGTCGGCGCGCGGTCCGGTGCGCGCGTCATCGCCGACGCCTTTTCGCTCACCCGCGAGGGCGACGTGGGCCGACTCGTCCAGTCCGTCGGCCGATTCGTCACGGTCGAACTCCCCGAGGAAATCGACGACATCGACGGCTACGAACCGCTCGACTCCGAGACCGCCGAGACGCTCGCCGGAGCGTCGCTTCGGTTCCCGCGGGGACTGACCGTCGCCGAACTCCGGGAGCGTCTCGTCGCGCGACTCCGCGACGACTACGGCGTCGGACACGTAGATGTCGAACTTGCCGACGACGGGACGGTCGAGTACCTCGCCGCCGGGGGTCGAGCGGTGGGTCTCGGTCCCACGCTCGCTCCGGGGACGGTCGCGGTCGCAGTCCGTGCAGACCCGGCATTCAGCGCGAGCGCGGGCGACCTCGTGCAGGTGTGGCGGTCCGGAGCGACCGACGACGACGCCCCCGTCGAACGGGTCGCCACCGCGGAACTTCGTGCGACGGTGGGCGACGTGGCGACGCTGGCGCTCGACGCCGCGACCGACCTCGAACCCGACGCCGCGTACCGACTGGTCACGCTCCCGGTCGAACCTCGCGCCGACAGAGAGTTCTCCGCGCGCCTCCGAGCGGCCGACGAGACGGTCGGTGCGGTCACGCTGGTCGCCGACAGTCCGCTGGTCGGCGCGCCGGTCGGGAGCATCGACGCGACGGTGGTCGCGGTCCGCGACGCCGAGGGCGTCGAGACGATTCCCGCCGACCACCGCCTGCTCGCACCCGGCGACACCCTCTACGTGGTCGCCAGACCCGACCTGCTCCGGAAAGTCGAGACAGCGGCGAGCGAGGGGACTGACGCGAGTCCGGTGACTCCACGGGACCGAGGCGGACGAACCGAGCGTTAG
- a CDS encoding ubiquitin-like small modifier protein 1, with protein MQWKLFADLAEIAGGKEVEVETGPGETVGAALAALVAEHPALEDRVYDGEGDLRDHINVLRNGTNVHTEDGLDTELDAGDELALFPPVSGG; from the coding sequence ATGCAGTGGAAGTTGTTCGCGGACCTCGCCGAAATCGCTGGCGGGAAAGAGGTCGAGGTAGAGACCGGTCCCGGCGAGACGGTCGGCGCGGCGCTCGCGGCACTGGTCGCCGAGCATCCGGCCCTCGAAGACCGCGTGTACGACGGCGAAGGCGACCTGCGCGACCACATCAACGTCCTGCGTAACGGGACGAACGTCCACACCGAGGACGGACTCGACACCGAACTCGACGCGGGCGACGAACTCGCGCTGTTCCCGCCGGTCAGCGGCGGGTAG
- a CDS encoding universal stress protein, giving the protein MLDGLRSRYHAVLRRVRRFERREIREFRRWIEHTTNLIHLSVLLFVPLLIAAVTAVSNSVDVLPFVLFPPLASGTFTLFAEPEGEYASPTKFVGGLTAGALCGTVAIWVGLHTSMRDPLGTSQLLVSPAEAALAIFLTGGVTWALDFEEPSAFSTALLALIAPAFSGPVGFDEFFLQFVVSVFVASTIVAAAFHVWREQFYERRSRYLYQSTKGDDHVLVPMRGEGSRTAAMFGARLAAAHDAGKVVLLDVVDEEAIDAAERTMQVPTEESETEFVDAVAAESEGVETEEVRVADESAKRLETEANRIETKVGVPCEVVVVGDGDDLSRTVLKTARETNCDLVVAPYEQEHGSLSGFVRGLFQSEIDAIAFRSAGEPRERWKRVLVPVRRPGDTAHAMIDFAQRLTGLTGNISVCTCIDRESERRSAETTLANLVETFDGSFETRVSRSSIESFLTANDTYYDLTVMGASTDRSAASRFVSPPTFERLQELECDVAIVHRG; this is encoded by the coding sequence ATGCTGGACGGCCTGCGCTCGCGCTACCACGCGGTTCTCCGGCGCGTGCGCCGATTCGAGCGGCGCGAGATTCGGGAGTTCCGTCGGTGGATAGAACACACCACCAACCTCATCCACCTCTCGGTGTTGCTGTTCGTCCCGTTGCTCATCGCGGCCGTGACCGCCGTCTCGAACTCCGTGGACGTGTTGCCGTTCGTCCTCTTCCCGCCGCTGGCGTCGGGCACGTTCACCCTCTTTGCGGAACCGGAGGGCGAGTACGCCTCGCCGACGAAGTTCGTCGGCGGACTCACCGCCGGGGCGCTCTGTGGCACCGTCGCCATCTGGGTGGGTCTCCACACGTCGATGCGCGACCCCCTCGGAACGAGCCAGTTGCTCGTCTCGCCCGCGGAGGCCGCGCTCGCCATCTTCCTCACGGGCGGGGTGACGTGGGCGCTCGACTTCGAGGAACCCTCGGCGTTCTCGACGGCACTGCTGGCGCTCATCGCGCCCGCGTTCTCCGGTCCGGTCGGGTTCGACGAGTTCTTCCTCCAGTTCGTCGTCTCGGTCTTCGTCGCCAGCACCATCGTCGCCGCGGCGTTCCACGTCTGGCGCGAGCAGTTCTACGAGCGCCGGTCGCGGTACCTCTACCAGTCCACGAAGGGCGACGACCACGTGCTGGTGCCGATGCGCGGCGAGGGGAGTCGGACCGCCGCGATGTTCGGCGCGCGACTCGCCGCCGCCCACGACGCCGGAAAAGTCGTCCTGCTCGACGTGGTGGACGAAGAGGCAATCGACGCGGCCGAGCGAACCATGCAGGTTCCGACCGAGGAGTCCGAGACGGAATTCGTGGACGCGGTGGCGGCCGAGTCCGAGGGCGTCGAAACCGAGGAGGTCCGGGTCGCCGACGAGTCGGCCAAGCGACTGGAGACCGAGGCCAACCGCATCGAGACGAAGGTCGGCGTCCCCTGCGAGGTGGTCGTGGTCGGCGACGGCGACGACCTCTCCCGGACGGTCCTGAAGACGGCCCGAGAGACCAACTGCGACCTCGTGGTCGCGCCCTACGAGCAAGAACACGGTAGCCTCTCGGGGTTCGTCCGCGGCCTGTTCCAGAGCGAAATCGACGCCATCGCGTTCCGGTCGGCGGGCGAACCCCGCGAACGCTGGAAACGCGTGCTGGTCCCGGTCCGACGGCCGGGCGACACCGCCCACGCGATGATAGACTTCGCTCAGCGACTCACCGGTCTCACCGGGAACATCAGCGTCTGTACCTGCATCGACCGCGAGAGCGAGCGTCGGTCAGCCGAGACGACGCTGGCGAACCTCGTGGAGACGTTCGACGGGTCGTTCGAGACGCGGGTCTCGCGGTCGTCTATCGAGTCGTTTCTGACCGCCAACGACACCTACTACGACCTCACCGTGATGGGCGCGAGTACCGACCGGTCGGCCGCCTCCCGGTTCGTCTCGCCGCCGACGTTCGAGCGCCTGCAGGAGTTGGAGTGCGACGTGGCAATCGTCCACCGAGGGTGA
- a CDS encoding DUF7437 domain-containing protein — protein MAQSSPPSRTPPIEQLRTVLDLLETPKLARIYAYIFRHGPTAVPELVAELDVPQGTTYEYVRRLERAGLVSKARDERPREYEAEPLSLTLSADDETRTITPELVDAVARREHDEDIDVYIDRHGIDGLATALEYARQRIEGSVTHRVMARELDVPAVEAEIILQALEPVVRESAARESSADE, from the coding sequence ATGGCTCAATCGTCGCCACCCTCTCGGACTCCGCCAATCGAACAGTTGCGGACGGTCCTCGACCTACTGGAGACGCCCAAACTCGCTCGTATCTACGCCTACATCTTTCGTCACGGCCCGACGGCGGTCCCGGAACTCGTGGCGGAACTCGACGTTCCGCAGGGGACCACGTACGAGTACGTCAGACGGCTCGAACGGGCGGGTCTCGTCTCGAAGGCGCGCGACGAGCGTCCCCGCGAGTACGAGGCGGAACCGCTCTCGCTGACGCTTTCGGCCGACGACGAGACGCGAACCATCACGCCGGAACTCGTGGACGCCGTCGCCCGTCGGGAACACGACGAGGACATCGACGTGTACATCGACCGCCACGGCATCGACGGACTGGCGACCGCACTGGAGTACGCCCGCCAACGAATCGAGGGGTCGGTCACCCACCGCGTGATGGCCCGCGAACTCGACGTTCCGGCGGTGGAAGCCGAAATCATCCTGCAAGCGCTCGAACCAGTCGTCCGGGAGTCGGCCGCCCGCGAGTCGTCCGCCGACGAATGA
- a CDS encoding GNAT family N-acetyltransferase has product MSSDQTGIEVREASHDDYETIVEFTKQTWPDRDGGDYIPDIYHDWIEGEGKRTAVAVVDGEVAGLAQTVLLSDWEAWNQGLRVDPEFRGRGVSVAVTEDLFDWAREQGATVARNMVFSWNVAGLGQSRATGYDPVTEFRWAHPAPDADAADESAASAEFEVTSDPSAAWRFWTDSEARDRLRGLALDADESWALSELTRENLRTAADGGGLFVAQNDGTRGFAHRVREYERPAADGEDPETEQWVEYGVGAWADAESADVLFDAIARDAADRGADRTRVLIPESPRYVSDAALCRVEIADEPDFVLAADLTRESR; this is encoded by the coding sequence GTGAGTTCCGACCAGACCGGAATCGAAGTCCGCGAGGCCAGCCACGACGACTACGAGACCATCGTGGAGTTCACCAAGCAGACGTGGCCCGACCGCGACGGCGGCGACTACATCCCCGACATCTACCACGACTGGATAGAGGGCGAGGGAAAGCGCACCGCCGTCGCCGTGGTGGACGGCGAAGTCGCGGGACTCGCCCAGACGGTCCTGCTGTCGGACTGGGAGGCGTGGAATCAGGGCCTGCGCGTGGACCCCGAGTTCCGCGGGCGCGGCGTCAGCGTCGCCGTCACCGAGGACCTCTTCGACTGGGCGCGCGAGCAGGGTGCCACCGTCGCCCGGAACATGGTGTTCTCGTGGAACGTGGCCGGGTTGGGCCAGTCGCGGGCAACCGGCTACGACCCCGTGACCGAGTTTCGGTGGGCGCATCCCGCGCCAGACGCCGACGCCGCCGACGAGTCGGCGGCGTCGGCCGAGTTCGAGGTGACGAGCGACCCGTCGGCCGCGTGGCGATTCTGGACCGACAGCGAGGCCCGCGACCGACTCCGGGGTCTCGCGCTCGACGCCGACGAGTCGTGGGCGCTCTCGGAGTTGACCCGCGAGAACCTCCGGACCGCGGCCGACGGCGGCGGCCTGTTCGTGGCCCAGAACGACGGGACGCGAGGGTTCGCCCACCGCGTCCGGGAGTACGAGCGCCCGGCCGCGGACGGCGAGGACCCGGAGACAGAGCAGTGGGTCGAGTACGGCGTCGGCGCGTGGGCCGACGCCGAGAGCGCCGACGTGCTTTTCGACGCCATCGCTCGGGACGCCGCCGACCGAGGGGCCGACCGGACGCGCGTGCTGATTCCGGAGTCGCCGCGGTACGTCAGCGACGCCGCGCTCTGCCGGGTCGAAATCGCCGACGAACCCGACTTCGTGTTGGCGGCCGACCTGACGCGGGAGTCGCGCTAA
- the gatD gene encoding Glu-tRNA(Gln) amidotransferase subunit GatD — MNPGDRVRVERADQTYEGVLLPSSTSQNLVVKLQGGYNVGIDREDADVDVLESDVYDIEEGDTEESSEVEFDPDLPTVSLISTGGTIASTVDYRTGAVTAQFDAEDVLRAVPDLAGRANYRGRVVANILSENMTPDVWQDLAQAVYEEIEAGADGVVVMHGTDTMQFTASALSFMLDTPVPVVFTGSQRSADRPSSDNVMNAVCSVEAAKSDAAEVMVCMHASESDDVCALHRGTRVRKNHTSRRDAFETVGRKPLGEVEYGGGETDVSFRRAHDERGEKELDISPELESEVELLKFTPGMDESALDVAEGKAGLVLEGTGLGHVHSDWADRIGELVDDGTTVVMTSQCIDGRVCARVYDTGRDLLDAGVVEGEDMLPGTAKVKLMWALANSADPADEMGEPLAGEITERSVPWE, encoded by the coding sequence ATGAATCCCGGCGACCGCGTCCGCGTCGAGCGGGCCGACCAGACCTACGAGGGCGTACTGCTCCCCTCCTCGACGAGCCAGAACCTCGTCGTCAAGCTACAGGGCGGCTACAACGTCGGTATCGACCGAGAGGACGCCGACGTGGACGTACTCGAAAGCGACGTGTACGACATCGAAGAGGGCGACACCGAGGAGTCCTCGGAAGTCGAGTTCGACCCCGACCTACCCACCGTCTCGCTCATCTCGACCGGCGGCACCATCGCCTCGACGGTGGACTACCGGACCGGGGCCGTGACCGCCCAGTTCGACGCCGAGGACGTGCTTCGGGCCGTCCCGGACCTCGCGGGGCGGGCCAACTACCGGGGTCGCGTGGTGGCGAACATCCTGAGCGAAAACATGACCCCCGACGTGTGGCAGGACCTCGCGCAGGCCGTCTACGAGGAAATCGAGGCGGGCGCGGACGGCGTGGTCGTGATGCACGGCACCGACACGATGCAGTTCACCGCGTCGGCCCTCTCCTTTATGCTCGACACGCCGGTTCCGGTCGTCTTCACCGGAAGCCAGCGGTCGGCCGACCGACCGTCCTCGGACAACGTGATGAACGCGGTCTGTTCGGTGGAGGCCGCCAAGTCCGACGCCGCGGAGGTCATGGTGTGCATGCACGCCTCCGAGAGCGACGACGTGTGCGCGCTCCACCGGGGCACCCGCGTCCGGAAGAATCACACCTCCCGGCGCGACGCCTTCGAGACGGTTGGCCGCAAGCCCCTCGGCGAAGTCGAGTACGGCGGCGGCGAGACCGACGTGTCTTTCCGGCGCGCGCACGACGAACGCGGCGAGAAGGAACTGGACATCTCGCCCGAACTCGAATCCGAGGTCGAACTGCTCAAGTTCACCCCCGGCATGGACGAGTCGGCCCTCGACGTTGCGGAAGGGAAGGCCGGTCTCGTCCTCGAAGGCACCGGACTCGGCCACGTCCACTCCGACTGGGCCGACCGCATCGGCGAGTTGGTGGACGACGGAACCACGGTCGTCATGACGAGTCAGTGCATCGACGGCCGGGTCTGCGCCCGGGTGTACGACACCGGCCGGGACCTGCTGGACGCGGGCGTCGTGGAGGGCGAGGATATGCTCCCCGGCACCGCGAAGGTCAAACTGATGTGGGCGCTCGCCAACAGCGCCGACCCCGCCGACGAGATGGGCGAACCCCTCGCCGGGGAGATTACCGAGCGGTCGGTCCCGTGGGAGTGA
- a CDS encoding carbohydrate kinase family protein — MVEVITAGHVNWDVTLRVDALPHPDGEARIDSQCRSGGGSAANVAVALAGMDFDAGLVGSVGDDETGEFARRELRAAGVDCSHLLEVEASETTTKYLIVDERGEVMVLGNEGANEAVAPADVDPEYVASGDHLHLTSQRPDTAAELARVATDAGVSVSFDPGRRLAERDFGEALAYSDVVFLNDREAQTLLDSDLEHPSSELHGRVVVVKHGEDGARVDTPGASFDHPGFDAEAVDTTGAGDAFAAGFLAVLLREGGVLGPSADYERALEFANACGALAAMEEGARTAPTFEDVGAFLDGQF, encoded by the coding sequence ATGGTCGAAGTGATTACCGCAGGCCACGTCAACTGGGACGTGACCCTCCGCGTGGACGCCCTCCCTCACCCCGACGGCGAGGCCCGCATCGACTCCCAGTGTCGGTCCGGCGGGGGAAGCGCCGCCAACGTCGCCGTCGCGTTGGCGGGCATGGACTTCGACGCCGGACTGGTCGGGAGCGTCGGCGACGACGAGACCGGCGAGTTCGCCCGTCGGGAGTTGCGGGCCGCGGGCGTGGACTGCTCGCACCTGCTGGAGGTCGAAGCGAGCGAGACGACCACCAAGTACCTCATCGTGGACGAACGCGGCGAAGTGATGGTGCTGGGCAACGAGGGCGCGAACGAGGCGGTCGCACCCGCCGACGTGGACCCGGAGTACGTCGCCAGCGGTGACCACCTCCACCTGACCAGCCAGCGACCCGACACCGCCGCGGAGTTGGCGCGCGTGGCGACCGACGCGGGCGTCAGCGTGAGTTTCGACCCCGGCCGACGCCTCGCGGAGCGGGACTTCGGCGAGGCGCTGGCCTACTCGGATGTCGTCTTCCTCAACGACCGCGAGGCCCAGACGTTGCTCGACAGCGACCTCGAACACCCCTCCTCGGAACTCCACGGCCGGGTCGTCGTCGTCAAACACGGCGAGGACGGCGCGCGGGTGGACACGCCGGGTGCCTCGTTCGACCACCCGGGCTTCGACGCCGAAGCAGTGGACACCACGGGCGCGGGCGACGCCTTCGCCGCGGGCTTTCTCGCGGTGCTGTTGCGCGAGGGCGGCGTCCTCGGACCGAGCGCGGACTACGAGCGCGCGCTGGAGTTCGCCAACGCCTGTGGGGCCTTGGCCGCGATGGAGGAAGGCGCGCGGACCGCGCCGACGTTCGAGGACGTGGGAGCGTTTCTGGACGGGCAGTTCTGA
- a CDS encoding potassium channel family protein, whose amino-acid sequence MALGPALLVEVLVGLYIGVLTAVVPALVAWSLGFTFRYFTGVTIPGFGVLVFGVAIAGVQGGLLGLLDPQFVTSPTALVSALVVMMATLYAHAQGDRMGAEFPRRLTLRGLRERGLSADAVERVGRFGQIRVRATGGVGDVEGYPPLPDDLRATIRDGEWTLPADLPLSELERRLEERLRTDYDLEAVTVGIDSRGRATVSAAPPVGALSRRVPPGERAVSVETLVPTGLARRDEVVISTSAGDVTGTVLSARTGREGSTPTDSSATVESDSSAVADESDAASGTVPRLAASASSAQATGGDGRVTVAVPRDDAETLLDAETRRIRARARGTRREFELLSLLRRDGKRFQRVEVRNDGPLDGATLGEVALRETYGVAVLALRHGGEWAVAPRGTIRLAGGDLLFAVGDRDALDRFTEVAG is encoded by the coding sequence ATGGCTCTCGGTCCCGCACTGCTCGTCGAGGTTCTCGTCGGTCTCTACATCGGAGTTCTGACCGCAGTCGTCCCGGCGCTAGTGGCGTGGTCGCTCGGGTTCACCTTTCGGTACTTCACGGGCGTCACGATTCCGGGGTTCGGCGTCCTCGTCTTCGGAGTGGCTATCGCCGGGGTGCAGGGCGGTCTGCTCGGCCTGCTCGACCCCCAGTTCGTCACCTCGCCGACCGCGCTGGTGTCGGCGCTGGTCGTGATGATGGCGACGCTCTACGCCCACGCGCAGGGCGACCGGATGGGCGCGGAGTTCCCCCGGCGACTCACGCTCAGGGGTCTCCGGGAGCGTGGCCTGTCGGCCGATGCGGTCGAGCGCGTCGGCCGGTTCGGACAGATTCGGGTCCGAGCGACGGGCGGGGTCGGCGACGTGGAGGGGTACCCGCCACTCCCCGACGACCTCCGGGCGACGATTCGGGACGGCGAGTGGACGTTGCCCGCGGACCTGCCTCTCTCGGAACTCGAACGTCGCCTCGAAGAGCGACTCCGGACCGACTACGACCTCGAAGCGGTGACGGTCGGTATCGACTCGCGCGGCCGCGCGACCGTCAGCGCGGCCCCTCCGGTCGGCGCGCTCTCGCGGCGGGTCCCACCGGGCGAGCGTGCGGTCTCGGTGGAGACGCTGGTCCCGACCGGACTGGCCCGGCGCGACGAGGTGGTGATTTCGACATCGGCGGGCGACGTGACCGGGACGGTCCTGAGCGCCCGAACCGGCCGGGAGGGTTCGACGCCGACGGATTCCTCGGCCACGGTCGAGTCCGATTCGTCGGCGGTCGCCGACGAATCGGACGCCGCGAGCGGGACGGTCCCCCGACTCGCGGCGAGTGCGTCCTCGGCGCAGGCGACCGGCGGCGACGGTCGGGTGACGGTCGCCGTTCCGCGCGACGACGCCGAGACCCTGCTCGACGCCGAGACCCGACGGATTCGCGCTCGCGCTCGCGGGACGCGCCGGGAGTTCGAACTCCTCTCGCTACTCCGTCGAGACGGTAAGCGGTTCCAACGGGTCGAAGTCCGAAACGACGGTCCGCTCGACGGCGCAACCCTCGGCGAGGTCGCCCTGCGGGAGACGTACGGCGTGGCGGTTCTCGCGCTCCGGCACGGCGGCGAGTGGGCGGTCGCGCCGCGGGGAACCATCCGTCTCGCGGGCGGAGACCTCCTCTTCGCCGTCGGAGACCGCGACGCGCTCGACCGATTCACGGAGGTGGCGGGATGA